In Dolichospermum flos-aquae CCAP 1403/13F, the following proteins share a genomic window:
- a CDS encoding DUF1257 domain-containing protein: MSHFTTIKVQIKQGEVLLQVLKELGYQVEQNTQVRGYMGDKTNAEYVIKQSNGYDLGFRKNGESYELVADFWGAKINQQEFVNHISQRYAHKTLMETIQTEGFNVEEEEVLADGTVRVIVGKWV; encoded by the coding sequence ATGTCTCATTTTACAACTATCAAGGTGCAAATTAAACAGGGTGAAGTGCTGCTTCAAGTATTAAAGGAGTTAGGTTATCAAGTTGAACAAAATACTCAAGTTCGGGGTTATATGGGTGATAAAACTAATGCTGAATATGTGATTAAGCAATCTAATGGTTATGATTTAGGTTTTCGTAAAAATGGAGAAAGTTATGAATTAGTGGCTGATTTTTGGGGTGCGAAAATTAATCAGCAGGAGTTTGTTAATCATATTAGTCAAAGATACGCTCATAAAACTTTGATGGAAACAATTCAAACTGAGGGTTTTAATGTGGAGGAAGAGGAGGTTTTAGCAGATGGTACGGTGCGGGTTATTGTTGGTAAATGGGTTTAA
- a CDS encoding AAA family ATPase: protein MNNPHQQLLQQIDLMLRARYPLLYIVGVEEEPIEQVLQQLTQISQTPRQLLLWDIVTGWDDNGTDKGSVMGALSRITKTPENTTTIFVLRDIHFILKNPETEKNAPVIRAIKNLTRQLKRTRQTLILTSHILTIPPELQEEITVIDFPLPNIQEIDYLIHQLIVPEKLNLNGLGKEQLIKACQGLSRARIRRVLAAALAAKGQVNETDIDRVLEEKKQAVRQTGILEFYTANESLKTVGGLENLKQWVRMRQDAFTEEARRYGIPNPKGVLLVGIQGTGKSLSAKTIAHEWRLPLLRLDVGRLFGGIVGESESRIRQMIQLAEAISPCVLWMDEVDKAFGNINSGTDGDSGTSRRVFGTLITWMQEKTSPVFMVATANNVQILPAELLRKGRFDEIFFLNLPTEKERHDIFKVHLQKIRPSRLRDFDLQKLASHSENFSGAEIQQVIIDGMHRAFGSLVAGNRRDFSTEDILAAVSETVPLAAIAKEQITSLKRWAAEAGARTASIDTLLIEELKVYSQQQGLGPLEVD, encoded by the coding sequence ATGAATAACCCCCATCAACAACTACTCCAACAAATAGACCTCATGCTTCGCGCCCGCTATCCCCTACTATATATAGTCGGAGTCGAAGAAGAACCAATAGAACAAGTCCTCCAACAACTCACCCAAATATCCCAGACACCACGACAACTATTATTATGGGATATCGTCACCGGTTGGGATGACAACGGAACTGATAAAGGTTCAGTCATGGGTGCATTATCAAGAATTACCAAAACCCCAGAAAATACAACCACAATATTTGTATTGCGAGACATTCATTTTATCCTCAAAAACCCCGAAACAGAAAAAAATGCTCCCGTAATTCGGGCTATCAAAAACCTCACCCGTCAACTCAAACGCACACGCCAAACCCTCATCCTCACTAGTCATATATTAACCATTCCCCCAGAACTACAAGAAGAAATTACAGTAATTGATTTTCCCTTACCCAACATCCAAGAAATAGATTATTTAATTCATCAATTAATAGTCCCCGAAAAACTTAACTTAAACGGACTAGGAAAAGAACAATTAATCAAAGCCTGTCAAGGATTAAGTCGCGCCAGAATTAGAAGAGTTTTAGCCGCCGCTTTAGCAGCAAAAGGACAAGTCAACGAAACAGATATTGATAGAGTTTTAGAAGAGAAAAAACAAGCAGTTCGCCAAACGGGAATCTTAGAATTTTACACGGCCAATGAATCATTAAAAACCGTCGGCGGATTAGAAAATCTCAAACAGTGGGTGCGAATGCGTCAAGATGCTTTTACCGAAGAAGCACGACGTTATGGCATACCCAACCCCAAAGGCGTTTTATTAGTAGGAATCCAAGGAACAGGAAAATCATTATCAGCCAAAACTATCGCCCATGAATGGCGTTTACCATTGTTACGTTTAGACGTGGGGAGATTATTTGGGGGTATAGTCGGAGAAAGTGAAAGTCGCATTCGGCAAATGATACAATTAGCAGAAGCAATATCACCCTGTGTATTATGGATGGATGAAGTAGATAAAGCATTTGGTAATATTAATAGTGGTACAGATGGTGACTCTGGAACATCGCGCCGGGTATTTGGTACACTCATTACCTGGATGCAAGAAAAAACTAGTCCGGTGTTTATGGTGGCTACTGCTAATAATGTGCAAATATTACCAGCGGAGTTATTAAGGAAAGGGCGATTTGATGAAATTTTCTTTTTAAATTTACCTACGGAAAAAGAACGCCATGATATTTTTAAAGTCCACTTGCAAAAAATCCGTCCTTCCCGACTGCGAGATTTTGATTTACAGAAACTTGCAAGTCATAGCGAAAATTTTAGCGGTGCGGAAATTCAACAGGTAATTATTGATGGTATGCACCGCGCTTTTGGTAGTTTAGTCGCTGGTAATAGGCGGGATTTTAGCACGGAAGATATTTTAGCAGCGGTATCGGAAACTGTTCCTTTGGCGGCTATTGCTAAGGAACAAATTACGAGTTTAAAACGCTGGGCTGCGGAAGCTGGCGCAAGAACGGCTTCTATTGATACACTCTTAATTGAGGAGTTGAAGGTTTATTCTCAGCAGCAAGGTTTGGGTCCTTTGGAGGTGGATTAA
- a CDS encoding phosphate ABC transporter permease, producing MLVPLTRQKFEQIIPLVASGPQYKYYWGKLSNFVQRILISVVTLAVLLLMQFLFRLEFGLIFFFGVFGAFFWLWYPVFQASIRNGKCRRYKYSGFFRGRVLDWWITDKLMGKQETVNGKGELVIIENREKRINLEIGDDTGFSVEFEAPLRNAHKVISRGQIAEMVVMSNSSDLSTIEEFSDIYIPSRDLWVSDYPYVRKDFFNEVSVRLRANQERKPRRRSPKT from the coding sequence ATGCTCGTTCCCCTAACTCGCCAAAAATTTGAACAAATCATTCCCCTGGTTGCCTCTGGACCACAATATAAATACTATTGGGGAAAGTTAAGCAATTTTGTGCAGCGGATACTAATTTCTGTAGTTACCTTAGCTGTGCTATTGCTCATGCAATTCTTGTTTAGATTGGAATTTGGGTTAATCTTCTTTTTTGGAGTATTTGGTGCGTTCTTTTGGCTTTGGTATCCCGTATTTCAAGCAAGTATCCGCAATGGAAAATGCCGCCGTTATAAATACAGTGGCTTTTTCCGGGGAAGAGTGCTAGATTGGTGGATTACAGATAAGTTAATGGGCAAACAGGAAACCGTTAACGGTAAAGGTGAGTTAGTCATCATCGAAAACCGCGAAAAGCGGATTAACTTAGAAATAGGCGACGACACAGGATTTAGTGTGGAGTTTGAAGCCCCATTACGCAACGCCCACAAAGTCATTTCTCGTGGTCAAATAGCTGAAATGGTGGTTATGTCAAATAGTTCTGATTTAAGCACAATTGAAGAATTCAGCGATATATATATTCCTAGTCGTGATCTATGGGTAAGCGATTATCCTTATGTCCGCAAAGACTTTTTTAATGAAGTTAGTGTCCGCTTGCGTGCAAACCAAGAAAGAAAACCCCGCCGCCGTTCACCGAAGACATAG
- a CDS encoding nucleotide exchange factor GrpE, with the protein MLEQINQVAFAVILVIIVYIILRILFPANNQDIPINSQPVTSPDTEQKIKDLEIQCQRLREELKQQSQQLQTDFQQETFTQLQTLLSNYPTVKKMALAKPELPAKNLISLFTSLDSLITNWGYTAIGETWKQVNYNPQLHQADSDDIQEGELVYIRFIGYQNGDKVLYPAKISRTLPAGFDNN; encoded by the coding sequence ATGCTAGAACAAATTAATCAAGTTGCTTTTGCTGTAATTCTCGTAATCATCGTTTATATTATTCTGCGGATATTATTCCCAGCAAATAATCAAGATATACCTATTAATAGTCAACCTGTTACTTCTCCAGACACAGAACAGAAGATTAAAGATTTAGAAATTCAATGTCAACGACTCAGGGAGGAATTAAAACAACAATCTCAACAATTACAAACTGATTTTCAACAAGAAACTTTTACCCAATTACAAACTCTACTCAGCAATTATCCCACAGTTAAAAAAATGGCTTTAGCTAAACCTGAATTACCCGCTAAAAACCTAATTTCCCTATTTACATCTTTAGATAGTTTAATTACCAATTGGGGTTATACTGCTATTGGTGAAACTTGGAAACAGGTTAATTATAATCCCCAATTACATCAAGCTGATAGTGATGATATTCAAGAAGGGGAATTAGTATATATTCGTTTTATTGGTTATCAAAATGGTGATAAAGTTCTTTATCCTGCTAAAATTAGTCGTACTCTTCCAGCAGGATTTGATAATAATTAA
- a CDS encoding heat-shock protein, which produces MGKNFNTVKTEVKHWRNFTFNGQVYDLSHLDVHWVEYTDDTDENNPFTYRFIVTYSSHCFTKESDELSSEESNLLMYNAPRESRPFNFERYNLSKHLPSIIKSLGEKTTLVCHAGYGNFATVKIVDSNGIEVDYFVVFTVFRESKKLRLHVESAYPKYDGIGKIKKVRFFVIAKNLLNNKKLPSP; this is translated from the coding sequence ATGGGTAAAAATTTTAATACAGTCAAGACGGAGGTTAAACACTGGAGAAATTTCACATTTAATGGTCAAGTTTACGACTTATCACATCTTGATGTTCACTGGGTTGAATATACTGATGATACAGATGAAAATAACCCATTCACATACAGATTTATCGTCACATATAGCTCACATTGTTTTACGAAAGAATCGGATGAACTGAGCAGCGAAGAATCAAATTTATTGATGTATAATGCTCCAAGAGAGTCTAGACCATTCAATTTTGAAAGATACAACTTGTCAAAGCATTTACCCAGTATTATCAAGTCACTGGGTGAAAAAACAACATTAGTATGTCATGCTGGATATGGAAACTTTGCAACCGTTAAAATTGTAGATTCTAATGGTATTGAAGTTGATTATTTTGTTGTTTTTACAGTATTTCGGGAAAGTAAAAAGCTGAGGTTGCACGTAGAAAGCGCCTACCCTAAATATGATGGTATAGGTAAAATCAAAAAAGTTCGCTTTTTTGTGATAGCTAAAAACTTATTAAATAATAAAAAATTACCCAGTCCTTAA
- a CDS encoding tectonin domain-containing protein, translating into MSDLQSQNPLNANANLVGIGMDNQLWTRKTLTSNWEKIPNSGSVLAITFMPDGTLVGIGMDNQLWTRKNYLTSNWEHIPNSGAVLAITAMPDGTLVGIGMDNQLWTRKNYLTSNWEHIPNSGAVVAITAMPDGTLVGIGMNNQLYTRKNYLTSNWEHIPNSGAVLAITAMPDGTLVGIGMNNQLYTRKTLTSNWEHIPNSGAVLGIAYYPAVRQPVPKPLKLNANANLVGIGMDNQLWTRKTLTSNWEKIPNSGSVLAITFMPDGTLVGIGMDNQLWTRKNYLTSNWEHIPNSGAVLAITAMPDGTLVGIGMNNQLYTRKNYLTSNWEHIPNSGAVLAITAMPDGTLVGIGMNNQLYTRKNYLTSNWEHIPNSGAVLAITAMPDGTLVGIGMNNQLYTRKTLTSNWEHIPNSGAVLGIAYYPAVRQPVPKPLNGQIVVNADEWTLSNQGFQKAPDTATFVTNVAQYFVGDEKGKFHVLSNNFGLTQSSLEQTMTKAGHTWTKGMNIPIDLATLSQYDAVFVGGDPVDNQVLIDYVKNGGKVYLCAGTGKGGSQTEANNWNTFLAAFGLKYGGSYNGISGNCPVNQNHPLFAGVKTIYQDNGNSIVDLQPDSPLNQVILTHSSGQGLIATAEFIKTPAPQPTPAPVSPVDVTPVPTPAPQPTPAPVSPVDVTPVPTPAPVPTPAPVPTPAPVPTPEPLVTDSEEFTITATTNVTISKLVYKGAVKRTQADEYIEISNLGNSPANISGWKITSAASSKQFLTFPPGTILEGGKSFRIYTNEVHPETGGFSFGSKTAIWNDAGDEAKLFDTAGSNVSTLAYGKNTVAGIKQELKVPQLKFVATHTLINKQMALGGKVTFTEALSSAIQSFLEDDSNAKNPLALILKDPTAFGLAAGATKAMATEKLRSYLNEGGTLSLLPNAKSSTGVDKNWIFELSLAAFAGKTFCAVVTC; encoded by the coding sequence ATGAGTGATTTACAAAGTCAAAATCCACTGAATGCTAACGCTAATCTCGTCGGTATTGGCATGGATAATCAACTATGGACAAGAAAGACCTTAACCAGTAATTGGGAAAAAATACCCAATAGTGGCTCGGTTTTGGCGATTACCTTTATGCCTGATGGTACTCTGGTGGGTATTGGCATGGATAATCAACTATGGACAAGAAAAAATTACTTAACCAGTAATTGGGAACATATACCTAATAGTGGTGCAGTTTTGGCGATTACTGCTATGCCTGACGGTACTCTGGTAGGTATTGGCATGGATAATCAACTATGGACAAGAAAAAATTACTTAACCAGTAATTGGGAACATATACCTAATAGTGGTGCAGTTGTGGCGATTACTGCTATGCCTGACGGTACTCTGGTAGGTATTGGCATGAACAATCAACTATATACAAGAAAAAATTACTTAACCAGTAATTGGGAACATATACCCAATAGTGGTGCAGTTTTGGCGATTACTGCTATGCCTGACGGTACTCTGGTAGGTATTGGCATGAACAATCAATTATATACAAGAAAAACCTTAACCAGCAATTGGGAACATATACCCAATAGTGGGGCAGTTTTGGGTATTGCATATTACCCAGCCGTGCGCCAACCAGTGCCAAAACCTTTAAAACTGAATGCTAACGCTAATCTCGTCGGTATTGGCATGGATAATCAACTATGGACAAGAAAGACCTTAACCAGTAATTGGGAAAAAATACCCAATAGTGGCTCGGTTTTGGCGATTACCTTTATGCCTGATGGTACTCTGGTGGGTATTGGCATGGATAATCAACTATGGACAAGAAAAAATTACTTAACCAGTAATTGGGAACATATACCTAATAGTGGTGCAGTTTTGGCGATTACTGCTATGCCTGACGGTACTCTGGTAGGTATTGGCATGAACAATCAACTATATACAAGAAAAAATTACTTAACCAGTAATTGGGAACATATACCTAATAGTGGTGCAGTTTTGGCGATTACTGCTATGCCTGACGGTACTCTGGTAGGTATTGGCATGAACAATCAACTATATACAAGAAAAAATTACTTAACCAGTAATTGGGAACATATACCTAATAGTGGGGCAGTTTTGGCGATTACTGCTATGCCTGACGGTACTCTGGTAGGTATTGGCATGAACAATCAACTATATACAAGAAAAACCTTAACCAGCAATTGGGAACATATACCCAATAGTGGGGCAGTTTTGGGTATTGCATATTACCCAGCCGTGCGCCAACCAGTGCCAAAACCTTTAAATGGGCAAATTGTTGTTAATGCAGATGAATGGACACTAAGCAATCAAGGTTTCCAAAAAGCCCCTGATACAGCCACATTTGTGACTAATGTTGCCCAATACTTTGTTGGTGATGAAAAAGGTAAATTTCATGTACTTTCCAATAATTTCGGTTTAACTCAATCTTCTTTAGAGCAAACAATGACCAAAGCAGGTCATACTTGGACTAAAGGAATGAATATCCCCATTGATTTAGCAACCCTTTCTCAATATGATGCTGTTTTTGTCGGTGGCGATCCTGTTGATAATCAAGTCTTAATTGATTATGTGAAGAATGGTGGCAAAGTTTATCTCTGCGCTGGTACAGGTAAAGGAGGCTCACAAACTGAAGCCAACAATTGGAATACTTTTCTCGCTGCATTTGGTCTAAAATATGGGGGTTCATATAATGGAATTAGCGGAAATTGTCCCGTTAATCAAAATCACCCTCTATTTGCAGGAGTAAAAACCATTTATCAAGATAATGGTAACTCTATTGTTGATTTACAACCGGATTCGCCACTTAATCAAGTTATCCTTACTCATAGTAGTGGACAAGGGCTAATCGCTACGGCTGAATTTATTAAAACCCCTGCACCTCAACCAACTCCCGCGCCTGTGTCACCAGTTGATGTAACTCCTGTACCAACTCCTGCACCTCAACCAACTCCCGCGCCTGTGTCACCAGTTGATGTAACTCCTGTACCAACTCCTGCGCCTGTACCGACTCCCGCGCCTGTACCAACTCCCGCGCCTGTACCAACTCCCGAACCTTTAGTAACTGACTCGGAAGAATTTACCATCACTGCCACGACAAATGTAACTATTTCCAAATTAGTTTATAAAGGTGCAGTTAAACGCACTCAAGCCGATGAATATATAGAGATTAGCAACTTAGGTAATAGTCCTGCTAATATCTCTGGGTGGAAAATAACTTCTGCGGCTAGTTCTAAGCAATTTTTAACCTTCCCACCAGGAACTATCTTAGAAGGTGGTAAGAGTTTCCGCATTTACACGAATGAAGTACATCCTGAAACAGGTGGTTTCTCCTTTGGTAGTAAAACTGCTATTTGGAATGATGCAGGGGATGAAGCTAAACTTTTTGATACCGCAGGAAGCAATGTTTCCACTTTAGCTTATGGGAAAAATACCGTTGCTGGCATCAAACAAGAGTTAAAAGTTCCTCAATTAAAGTTTGTGGCTACTCATACTTTAATTAACAAACAAATGGCTTTAGGCGGAAAAGTCACATTTACCGAAGCTTTATCTTCAGCAATTCAGAGTTTTCTTGAAGATGATAGTAATGCTAAAAATCCTTTGGCATTAATTCTTAAAGATCCCACAGCTTTTGGTTTAGCTGCTGGTGCTACTAAAGCAATGGCTACTGAAAAGTTGCGTTCTTATCTGAACGAGGGCGGAACATTGAGTTTACTTCCTAATGCTAAAAGTAGCACAGGAGTGGATAAAAATTGGATTTTTGAGCTATCACTGGCAGCATTTGCAGGGAAAACCTTCTGTGCAGTTGTGACCTGTTAG
- the dapB gene encoding 4-hydroxy-tetrahydrodipicolinate reductase, producing the protein MSNQGSIPVIINGAAGKMGREVIKAVAQASDLILMGAIDTTPEHQGKDAGELAGLSEPLEVPITNQLEPMLGYVAGERQMQPGVLVDFTHPDAVYNNIRSAIAYGIRPVVGTTGLSPAQLEELADFAEKASTGCLIIPNFSIGMVLLQEAAVRASQYFDHVEIIELHHNQKADAPSGTAIQTAQLLGEMGKTFNTAIVEETEKIAGARGSLADEGIRIHSIRLPGLIAHQEVIFGAAGQIYTLRHDTSDRACYMPGVILAIRKVNQLKSLVYGLEKIL; encoded by the coding sequence ATGAGCAATCAAGGTTCTATTCCCGTTATCATTAACGGTGCTGCTGGTAAAATGGGACGTGAAGTAATTAAAGCAGTAGCCCAAGCGTCTGATTTGATTTTAATGGGTGCAATTGACACAACTCCCGAACATCAAGGTAAAGACGCGGGGGAACTAGCGGGTTTAAGTGAACCCCTGGAAGTACCAATTACCAATCAATTAGAGCCAATGTTAGGGTATGTGGCCGGAGAAAGACAGATGCAACCGGGGGTATTAGTTGATTTTACCCATCCTGATGCAGTTTATAATAATATTCGCAGTGCGATCGCCTATGGAATTCGTCCGGTTGTGGGAACTACAGGTTTAAGTCCCGCACAACTGGAAGAATTAGCTGATTTTGCGGAAAAAGCCAGTACCGGTTGTTTGATTATTCCTAACTTTTCCATTGGTATGGTACTCCTCCAAGAAGCCGCTGTCAGAGCTTCCCAGTATTTTGATCATGTAGAAATTATCGAACTCCATCATAACCAAAAAGCGGATGCTCCTAGCGGTACAGCCATTCAAACCGCTCAACTATTAGGTGAAATGGGTAAAACCTTTAACACTGCTATTGTGGAAGAAACGGAGAAAATAGCCGGAGCTAGAGGCAGTTTAGCAGATGAAGGGATTAGAATTCATAGTATCCGCTTACCGGGACTCATTGCCCACCAAGAAGTGATTTTCGGCGCAGCAGGGCAAATTTACACCTTACGTCATGATACCAGCGATCGCGCCTGTTATATGCCAGGAGTAATATTAGCCATCCGCAAAGTTAATCAGCTAAAGTCATTAGTATATGGATTAGAAAAAATACTTTAA
- a CDS encoding DUF2997 domain-containing protein yields the protein MAEYQKVEYRIGKDGKIVERVLNVTGSSCVETTKGLEQSLGEIESQELLPEYYQDDELITTSENQSLQQQ from the coding sequence ATGGCTGAATATCAAAAAGTTGAATATCGCATTGGGAAGGATGGTAAAATTGTGGAACGGGTTTTAAATGTCACTGGTTCTAGTTGTGTGGAAACAACAAAGGGGTTAGAACAATCTTTAGGAGAAATAGAATCTCAGGAATTGTTACCGGAATATTATCAAGATGATGAGTTAATTACAACTTCCGAAAATCAATCCTTACAACAGCAGTAA
- a CDS encoding Hsp70 family protein: MTTIAIDFGTSNTVISILEADTQLPKSLRFPNLSRLFLGVNPQGERLEYPVIPSLMFIKSGNNIILGEGVRSQRLGLSQSYPPERLFKKFKRDLAGDYQPPAIQIDGINYNAISVSELFIQTIWTEIKRQNIQPSHLILTVPVGAFECYLDWFRDLGTKLNVSQVSVIDESTAAALGYAVKCPGKLILVVDFGGGTLDLSLVKTVTNSHKNNSLRAEVLAKSEAYVGGEDIDVWIVDEYLHSQNLTPEQVGKIGYQNLLEIAERLKIQLSKNQSVAESWFDDESFMSYELKINREKLEEILEYRQFLQQLRDTLDEVLASALRKGISKNDIEQVLLVGGSCLIPAVQQLIISYFGKNKVKLDKPFDAVCHGALAITQITEIDDFLRHSYAIRLWENYSKSYIYHRLFTKGEKYPCQRQEWLNLQVANNGQKEIRLDIGELGDMSQTEIAFDASGRMTSSTLQHQESYRSLDNQNQQVCVAKLNPLGEAGIDRISVLFEVDSRRILLATVKDLLTGKVLINRGEIYKLT, from the coding sequence ATGACAACTATCGCAATTGATTTTGGTACAAGTAATACTGTAATTAGTATTTTAGAAGCTGATACTCAATTACCTAAAAGTTTACGTTTTCCTAATTTATCCCGTTTGTTTTTGGGTGTCAATCCTCAAGGTGAAAGATTAGAATATCCCGTTATTCCTAGTTTAATGTTTATTAAATCAGGTAATAATATCATATTAGGTGAAGGTGTGAGAAGTCAAAGATTAGGACTTTCTCAAAGTTATCCTCCTGAAAGATTATTTAAAAAGTTTAAACGCGATTTAGCTGGAGATTATCAACCACCAGCAATCCAAATTGATGGGATAAATTATAATGCTATTTCTGTTTCTGAGTTGTTTATCCAAACTATTTGGACGGAAATAAAAAGGCAAAATATCCAACCTAGTCATTTAATTCTTACTGTTCCTGTTGGTGCTTTTGAATGTTATTTAGATTGGTTTCGAGATTTGGGGACAAAATTAAATGTTTCTCAAGTATCAGTTATAGATGAATCTACAGCAGCAGCTTTAGGATATGCTGTAAAATGCCCTGGTAAGTTAATTTTAGTAGTAGATTTTGGTGGGGGAACTCTCGATTTGAGTTTGGTTAAAACTGTGACTAATTCTCATAAAAATAACAGTTTACGCGCTGAGGTTTTAGCTAAGTCGGAAGCTTATGTAGGTGGTGAAGATATTGATGTTTGGATAGTTGATGAGTATTTGCATTCTCAAAATTTAACCCCGGAACAAGTTGGGAAAATTGGTTATCAAAATTTATTAGAAATTGCGGAAAGATTAAAAATTCAATTATCAAAAAATCAATCTGTAGCTGAAAGTTGGTTTGATGATGAATCTTTTATGTCTTATGAATTAAAAATTAATCGTGAAAAGTTAGAGGAGATTTTAGAATATAGACAATTTTTACAACAGTTACGAGATACCTTAGATGAAGTTTTAGCTTCTGCTTTAAGAAAGGGTATTTCTAAGAATGATATTGAACAGGTTTTGTTAGTAGGAGGAAGTTGTTTAATTCCCGCAGTTCAACAATTAATTATTTCCTATTTTGGTAAAAATAAAGTAAAATTAGATAAACCCTTTGATGCTGTATGTCATGGTGCATTAGCAATAACGCAGATTACCGAAATAGATGATTTTCTCCGTCATAGTTACGCGATTCGTTTATGGGAAAATTATAGCAAAAGTTATATTTATCATCGCTTATTTACCAAAGGTGAAAAATATCCTTGTCAACGTCAGGAATGGTTAAATCTGCAAGTTGCAAATAATGGACAAAAAGAGATTCGTTTAGATATTGGTGAATTAGGTGATATGTCACAAACAGAAATTGCGTTTGATGCTTCGGGAAGAATGACTTCTAGCACTCTCCAACATCAAGAAAGTTACCGTTCCCTAGATAATCAAAATCAACAGGTTTGTGTGGCAAAACTTAACCCACTAGGTGAAGCAGGAATTGATAGAATATCGGTGTTATTTGAGGTAGATTCTCGACGGATTTTATTAGCAACTGTGAAGGATTTATTGACGGGAAAAGTTCTAATTAATAGGGGAGAAATTTATAAGTTGACATAA
- a CDS encoding SUMF1/EgtB/PvdO family nonheme iron enzyme, which translates to MNNPQQPREYDAVLGGNSPSLEGAAVLGGIEGVKLRLQNPNSNVRIAALKQALNYGEQGLDLVIARLKDESWDIQNAAYLILNSRTETRIKQILQKPNLEGLKLEQIEVVTVVDEFDDEFDDEFDDEFDEFIFKSDKVGEFQYEIGEYQFIIHRQPRIARYFMEDLGNGVTLEMAVIPGGTFMMGSPENEEGRSDNESPQHQVTVPSFFMGKYPVTQAQYQAIMGTNPSFFKGSNRPVECVSWNDAVKFCKLLSERTGKTYRLPSEAEWEYACRAGTTTPFHFGETITTHLANYHYDNGNDSYTYGVGNDSYIYGNGIEGITTVVGSFGVTNNFGLYDMHGNVSEWCQDNWHSNYKGAPTDGSAWLNNIISSSDEYLMRGGSWLFGSLTCRSAYRDSNFLDDGNNIGFRVVCSGAVGT; encoded by the coding sequence ATGAATAATCCACAACAACCGCGAGAATACGATGCTGTGCTTGGTGGTAATAGTCCATCACTAGAAGGTGCTGCGGTTTTAGGTGGTATTGAAGGGGTAAAATTACGGTTGCAAAATCCAAATTCAAATGTAAGAATTGCTGCACTGAAGCAAGCATTGAATTATGGAGAACAGGGTTTAGATTTAGTAATTGCACGTTTAAAAGATGAATCTTGGGATATTCAAAATGCGGCTTATTTAATATTAAATTCTAGAACAGAAACAAGAATTAAGCAAATATTACAAAAGCCTAATCTAGAAGGTTTAAAACTAGAACAAATCGAAGTAGTCACAGTCGTCGACGAATTTGACGACGAATTTGACGACGAATTTGACGACGAATTTGACGAATTTATCTTCAAATCCGATAAAGTCGGCGAATTTCAATATGAAATCGGCGAATATCAATTTATTATTCACCGTCAGCCGCGTATAGCTAGATATTTTATGGAAGATTTGGGTAATGGTGTTACCTTGGAAATGGCTGTAATTCCTGGTGGTACTTTTATGATGGGTTCACCGGAAAATGAAGAGGGAAGAAGTGATAATGAAAGTCCCCAGCATCAAGTGACAGTTCCTAGTTTCTTTATGGGAAAATATCCAGTAACACAGGCACAATATCAAGCTATTATGGGAACTAACCCTTCTTTTTTTAAAGGTAGTAATCGCCCTGTTGAATGCGTTAGTTGGAATGATGCGGTTAAATTCTGTAAACTGTTAAGCGAAAGAACAGGAAAAACCTACAGATTACCTAGTGAAGCTGAATGGGAATATGCTTGTAGAGCCGGAACTACCACACCATTTCACTTTGGAGAGACAATTACAACGCATTTGGCTAACTATCATTACGATAATGGTAACGATAGTTATACTTATGGCGTTGGGAACGATAGTTATATTTATGGCAATGGGATTGAAGGAATTACAACAGTAGTAGGCAGCTTTGGAGTAACTAACAATTTTGGATTATATGATATGCACGGCAATGTATCGGAGTGGTGTCAAGATAATTGGCATAGTAATTATAAAGGTGCGCCTACAGATGGAAGCGCATGGTTAAATAATATTATATCAAGTAGTGATGAATATCTGATGCGCGGTGGTTCGTGGCTTTTCGGTTCTCTTACTTGCCGTTCTGCTTATCGCGACAGCAACTTCCTCGACGACGGCAACAATATCGGTTTTCGGGTTGTATGTAGTGGTGCGGTGGGGACTTAG